A portion of the Ricinus communis isolate WT05 ecotype wild-type chromosome 10, ASM1957865v1, whole genome shotgun sequence genome contains these proteins:
- the LOC8268658 gene encoding uncharacterized protein LOC8268658, producing the protein MSPAAVDIQSPGISNSSSLQSPNHNPNYDHQETIKPPIFGDASEFYDSNGLASRNGLLRAGRTRPRMVKVRKQLHHGKLKAISGEFGLGGFNPFQLAAETDCSSSKNGIAVEKCELKNMSSAFGAKSSSSSSSGSSNTSSSVSILDSGERMFYLNVEPLSSKVESATPESMGFVFEDEKTKHFNENEGQVVSKSDNEELDSSGFVFGSKEWHKIINEDKEVSKAENSILDNVGFVFGASHNNVEIQPELEKTESRECGLNSGFQYLGGVSLEAEVKHGKDNFVRFEFEAAESNSGSNFNFEKGDSSGNAAIPDSNNVGFIFGASDNNYCTNICDANFIFGASCFNSNDKKESGGSLQSLGSTETGKMKVEGQTAHGVISAALKSDLNGTGCWMKDKDKVPHVLGNSSKKSSGSGECMATNFPDEMKSSSRIFESCNSMAGAQNGTLDSDIDLKCKLPLFQNISNIANVFGTNPLMNLYDEIKKLNIDGFKNVDEAVNTEASANDDPLFVFRSNKMAEATSNGSSASTYEQNLDGLAGAAKGNFGKQFESTDKTGRSNVGSTTIGISSSESFTFQQEHAVGSAKGHLSHGQLINGPELNGAAASSSFSLFNLESQGKENNESSSDGLGVPFTDFTTPKWDPSCLKASLFPELNKKLEFSVKGGSKKDKKSKTMRRKLKQLSQYKQHQEQDHLENKNSPQEATNSPGCYSPMDFSPYEETAATEIFSRETTMTSKDSIHLDNNCASSALHSTVAGGLKDGEILDLDKGDETNTENFVYHSEKCFAGDSPAKVFGFEMPCSDHNAEQVPSSSGAGVVYAENAFAFNTGSSRQMQFGFASGLEDIDGRKFAFSASSATPKSIYAAKRVHRKKSRRKVASEPFLVAANSNVKDQEGDLRTQRKFGNDSEENDQVKQGSASSTVAIQEACETWRLRGNHAYKNGDLLKAEDSYTRGINSVPSSEISGCCLKPLVICYSNRAATRMSLGNMREALKDCATAAVLDPRFLKVQMRAANCHLALGEVEKAYNYFSTCLEFGAGVCLDRRITVEAADGLQKCQKVVEYINQCDKLLDRRTSDAARNALDIIADALSISPYSERLLEMKAEFMFMLQRYEEMIQLCEQTLHAAEKNFASSGIEDQLVVRDGSQNECHSFARLWRWRLISKSYFYLGRLEVALDFLEKLERIGSTSDKNANKILESSVSLAVTIRALVNYKSAGNEAVRSGRYTEALEHYTAAISSNIESRPFAAICFCNRAAAHQALSQIADAIADCSLATALDGIYSKAVARRATLHEMIRDFGQAASDLQRLISVLENTSDGKGRQFATPSKSISSTKELRQAHRRLSLMEEEAKKGIPLDLYLILGVKQSDSAADIKKAYRKAALRHHPDKAGQFLARSESGEEGRLWKDIVQEVHMDADRLFKMIGEAYAVLSDPTKRSEYDLDEEIRKASKEYNGNHPPRRPSSDYHSYSYGRNDHRRNWQDTWRTYGHSRSRW; encoded by the exons ATGTCGCCAGCGGCAGTGGATATTCAGTCTCCAGGAATCTCCAATTCTTCATCTCTTCAAAGCCCTAATCATAACCCTAATTATGATCATCAGGAGACAATCAAGCCCCCAATTTTTGGCGATGCAAGCGAATTTTATGACAGTAATGGCTTGGCTTCTCGGAACGGGCTGCTGCGGGCGGGCAGGACCCGCCCGAGGATGGTGAAGGTGAGGAAACAGTTGCATCATGGGAAGTTGAAAGCGATATCAGGTGAGTTCGGCTTGGGTGGTTTTAACCCGTTTCAGTTGGCTGCTGAAACTGATTGTAGCAGTAGTAAAAATGGGATTGCAGTAGAGAAatgtgaattaaaaaatatgagttCTGCTTTTGGTGCTaagagcagcagcagcagcagcagcggCAGTAGTAATACTAGTAGTAGTGTATCAATTTTGGATTCTGGGGAGAgaatgttttatttaaatgtgGAACCTTTGAGTTCTAAAGTAGAGTCTGCAACACCAGAGAGCATGGGTTTTGTGTTTGAGGATGAGAAGACTAAGcattttaatgaaaatgagGGACAAGTGGTTTCCAAATCAGATAACGAGGAGCTTGATAGTTCAGGCTTTGTGTTTGGGTCTAAGGAGTggcataaaattataaatgaggACAAAGAAGTTTCAAAAGCAGAGAATAGTATCCTTGATAATGTCGGTTTTGTGTTTGGTGCTAGTCATAATAATGTTGAAATACAACCAGAACTGGAAAAGACAGAATCAAGAGAGTGTGGATTGAATTCAGGTTTTCAGTATCTGGGAGGGGTGAGTTTAGAGGCTGAAGTTAAGCATGGGAAGGATAATTTTGTGAGGTTTGAGTTTGAAGCTGCTGAGAGCAATTCAGggtcaaattttaatttcgaGAAGGGAGATTCTAGTGGCAATGCTGCAATTCCAGATTCTAATAATGTTGGGTTCATTTTTGGTGCTTCTGACAATAATTACTGTACAAATATCTGTGATgccaattttatatttggagCCAGCTGCTTCAATTCGAACGACAAGAAAGAATCTGGTGGAAGTCTTCAAAGTTTGGGCTCTACTGAAACAGGGAAGATGAAAGTTGAGGGTCAAACAGCCCATGGGGTCATCAGTGCTGCACTTAAATCTGACCTTAATGGAACTGGCTGCTGGATGAAGGATAAAGACAAGGTCCCTCATGTACTTGGGAATAGCAGTAAGAAGAGTTCTGGTTCAGGGGAATGCATGGCTACAAATTTTCCTGATGAGATGAAATCGAGCAGTAGAATTTTTGAAAGCTGTAACAGCATGGCAGGAGCTCAAAATGGTACTCTAGATTCTGACATTGATCTTAAGTGTAAACTTCCATTATTTCAGAACATTAGTAATATAGCTAATGTATTTGGCACTAACCCTCTTATGAATCTATatgatgaaataaaaaaattgaacatAGATGGTTTTAAGAATGTCGATGAAGCTGTTAATACAGAGGCATCTGCAAATGATGATCCTTTATTTGTGTTCAGAAGCAATAAAATGGCAGAAGCCACTTCTAATGGAAGTTCGGCCTCTACTTATGAGCAGAATTTAGATGGTCTGGCTGGCGCTGCTAAAGGAAATTTTGGCAAACAATTTGAATCCACTGATAAGACTGGAAGATCTAATGTAGGTAGCACTACTATTGGAATTTCTAGTTCTGAGTCATTTACATTTCAGCAAGAACATGCAGTGGGTTCTGCGAAGGGCCATTTATCTCATGGTCAACTGATCAATGGTCCAGAGCTCAATGGAGCTGCTGCATCATCTTCATTCTCATTGTTTAATCTTGAATCCCaaggaaaggaaaataatgaaagtaGCTCAGATGGGTTAGGAGTGCCATTTACAGATTTCACAACTCCAAAATGGGATCCTTCTTGTTTAAAAGCCAGTTTATTTcctgaattaaataaaaaactggAATTCAGTGTAAAGGGTGGATCAAAAAAGGACAAAAAATCAAAGACAATGAGGAGAAAATTGAAGCAACTGTCTCAATATAAGCAACATCAAGAGCAGGATcatttggaaaataaaaacagtCCCCAAGAGGCTACTAACTCCCCAGGTTGCTATTCCCCTATGGATTTTTCTCCTTATGAGGAGACTGCTGCCACTGAGATATTTTCAAGGGAAACTACCATGACATCGAAAGATTCCATCCACCTAGATAACAATTGTGCATCTTCTGCTTTGCATTCTACAGTGGCTGGCGGTCTTAAAGATGGAGAAATATTAGATCTTGATAAAGGTGATGAGACAAATACAGAGAATTTTGTCTATCATTCTGAAAAGTGCTTCGCCGGTGATTCTCCGGCAAAAGTGTTTGGTTTTGAAATGCCATGCTCTGATCATAATGCTGAGCAGGTACCCAGCAGCTCTGGTGCTGGTGTTGTTTATGCTGAAAATGCATTTGCCTTCAACACCGGAAGCAGCCGGCAAATGCAGTTTGGTTTTGCTTCAGGTTTGGAAGATATAGATGGAAGAAAATTTGCCTTTTCTGCTTCATCTGCTACACCAAAAAGTATATATGCAGCAAAACGCGTGCATAGAAAAAAGAGTAGGAGGAAAGTTGCTAGTGAACCATTTCTTGTTGCTGCAAACTCAAATGTTAAG GATCAAGAAGGAGATTTGagaacacaaagaaaatttGGGAATGATTCTGAAGAAAATGATCAGGTGAAGCAAGGTTCTGCCTCATCTACTGTTGCAATTCAGGAAGCATGTGAGACATGGCGACTCAG GGGAAATCATGCTTACAAAAATGGTGATCTGTTGAAAGCTGAAGATTCTTACACGCGCGGTATAAATTCTGTCCCTTCTAGTGAGATATCAGGCTGCTGCCTCAAGCCTCTTGTTATTTGCTATAGCAATCGGGCAGCAACTCGGATGTCTCTTGGAAACATGAGGGAAGCTTTGAAGGATTGTGCAACAGCTGCTGTTCTAGATCCCAGATTTCTCAAAGTTCAGATGAGAGCTGCTAA TTGTCATCTTGCTCTGGGGGAAGTTGAGAAGGCATATAACTATTTTAGCACGTGCTTGGAATTTGGGGCTGGTGTATGTTTGGATCGAAGAATCACAGTAGAAGCTGCTGATGGCCTGCAAAAATGTCAG AAAGTGGTCGAGTATATAAATCAGTGTGACAAACTTTTGGATAGAAGGACATCTGATGCAGCACGTAATGCTTTAGATATAATTGCAGATGCCTTGTCAATTAGTCCATATTCAGAAAGACTACTGGAAATGAAAGCTGAGTTTATGTTCATG TTACAGAGGTATGAAGAGATGATTCAGCTGTGTGAGCAGACTCTGCATGCTGCTGAAAAGAATTTCGCTTCATCTGGCATTGAAGACCAGCTTGTGGTTAGGGATGGTTCTCAAAATGAATGTCACTCATTTGCAAGGCTGTGGAGGTGGCGCTTAATATCAAAGTCTTACTTCTATTTGGGAAGGCTTGAAGTGGCTCTTGATTTTCTTGAGAAGTTGGAGCGAATTGGATCTACAAGTGATAA GAATGCAAATAAGATACTGGAATCATCTGTCTCATTGGCGGTTACAATACGTGCTCTTGTTAATTACAAG AGTGCAGGCAATGAAGCTGTTCGATCAGGAAGATATACAGAAGCACTAGAACATTACACTGCTGCTATATCAAGCAATATTGAATCACGCCCTTTTGCAGCAATCTGTTTTTGCAACCGTGCTGCAGCACATCAAGCCTTGAGCCAAATTGCTGATGCTATTGCTGATTGTAGTCTAGCCACTGCCCTTGATGGAATTTACTCTAAG GCAGTTGCCAGGAGAGCCACCTTACATGAGATGATCAGAGACTTTGGACAAGCTGCTAGTGACCTCCAAAGACTCATAAGTGTTCTTGAAAATACATCTGATGGAAAAGGTAGACAGTTTGCCACACCCAGTAAATCCATCAGCAGCACAAAAGAATTGAGGCAAGCTCATCGGCGTCTATCCTTGATGGAAGAGGAAGCTAAGAAAGGAATTCCATTGGATTTATACCTTATTTT GGGAGTGAAACAATCTGACTCAGCAGCTGATATTAAAAAGGCGTACCGTAAAGCGGCACTCAGACATCATCCAGACAAG GCTGGTCAGTTCCTTGCAAGAAGTGAGAGTGGAGAAGAGGGGAGACTTTGGAAGGATATTGTCCAGGAGGTACACATGGATGCTGACAGGTTATTTAAAATGATTGGAGAAGCATATGCAGTGCTCTCAGACCCCACTAAG CGGTCAGAATATGATCTTGACGAGGAAATTAGAAAGGCATCAAAGGAATACAATGGAAATCACCCACCCAGAAGGCCATCATCAGATTATCATAGCTATTCATATGGTAGGAATGACCATCGACGGAATTGGCAGGATACTTGGAGGACATATGGTCATTCACGTTCTCGCTGGTAA
- the LOC8268659 gene encoding protein FATTY ACID EXPORT 1, chloroplastic, giving the protein MAVSAPTLSQLSCFSSINRRNLHLHRRPILFPSLPLSRSKLSIVMSVEGGGHGMDTSSSDIKTNTSVESKSYMKGAETAKPHNDNNTDPAKVYGAAKIHDFCFGIPYGGLVLSGGLLGFLFSRNPTILSTGVLYGGALLALSFLSLKIWRQGKSSIPFVLGQAVLSAALSWKHFQAYSLTKKLIPTGFYAVISAAMLCFFSYVMISGGNPPPKKLQSSTVGS; this is encoded by the exons ATGGCGGTTTCAGCACCAACTCTTTCTCAGCTTTCTTGCTTCTCTTCAATCAACCGTCGTAATTTGCATCTCCACCGCCGTCCCATTCTCTTTCCATCTCTTCCTCTTTCCCGCTCCAAG CTATCGATTGTAATGAGTGTTGAAGGAGGAGGACATGGTATGGATACATCAAGTTCAGATATCAAAACTAATACTAGTGTTGAATCGAAATCATATATGAAAGGGGCAGAGACAGCGAAACCccataatgataataatactGATCCAGCCAAGGTGTATGGCGCCGCCAAAATACACGACTTTTGTTTTGGGATTCCTTATG GTGGCCTTGTTCTAAGTGGGGGCCTTCTTGGTTTCCTATTCTCAAGAAATCCTACAATTTTAAGCACTGGTGTTCTATATGGAGGTGCTTTGCTAGCCCTTAGCTTTTTAAGCTTAAAGATCTGGAGGCAAGGAAAATCCAGCATACCATTTGTACTAGGACAAGCTG TATTGTCTGCAGCCCTTTCCTGGAAGCACTTTCAGGCATATTCATTG ACAAAGAAGCTAATTCCAACAGGTTTTTATGCTGTCATCAG TGCTGCAATGCTGtgcttcttttcttatgtGATGATCTCTGGAGGAAATCCACCACCAAAGAAATTACAGTCTTCAACTGTTGGATCATGA